CATCCGGGTTGTGCAACAGATTGACAAACCGGACATGATTACGTCTTCCGTGCGGCTGCATTTTCGTGGCCACTATCAAGACTTCGGCAATCCGCGTTGACTCTGAGAATGAAACAAGCCGGCGTCCCGGTAATCCCGCTTTTGCACTGCGATTTCTCTTATCGTGGCTAACGACAATCCAGTCAATGCAGTACTTTTCCAAGAGCATTTTCCGAATTCCGCCCCAGCGGCTGCCGGTCAGCAGAGTGGCCGGCAAGACAAACGCCAACCGCCCCTTCTCCCTGAGATTTTCGTCCGCAAGCACCATGAAGCCTGAGCCCAGCCCGGCGTATAGGCTTCCCGGCGTTTTCGCCAGCGTGTCCTTTAGGGCGTATTGCATGGTTCGCGCATCATCAGGATCCAACAACGACCCGAACATCGGATTCCAGATGGTGTTCGCCTCTTTGCCAGGCCCTCCCGCACGGGTATATGGCGGATTGGCGATCATGAGATCGCAATTCGGCGGCATAGCCACGTTCTCGGCCACTTCTCCTTGGCCGGTCATGCGCGTGAAATGTTCCTCGTCAAACAGATCCAGCCTGCCGGCATTACCGCCACTGGGCGATGAGGCTAGGAAGTCCAGACTGCCGAGGCGCGCCGTCTTATCGACGACTTCGTGTTGCACCCTCCACAGGTTCATATCCTTGATGACCTGGCTCGCTTCGGCCATGCACAGAGTGGACGCCGCCAGATGGATAGCCGCGGGCACCACATCGTAACCATATACCGCATCTTCGAGCACGGCCCGTACGACCTCTCGACTTTTGCTGTCGAGCGCCCCGCTGCGCCGCGCGCGTTTCAGGATTTCCTGTGCCGCCGCCATGAGCAAGGTGCCGCTGCCGCAAGCAGGGTCTACAACTCGGAGTTCGGTAACTTTGTCCGGATCGGAGAAGTCCACGTCTCGCCAGCATTCATTGCGCAGGTCAAATGCCAGTCCCGCCAGCAGAATGGAGGCCGGTATCGTCGTGTAATTTGTCGCCAGAAATTTACGCGAATCGAGAAGCCGGTGGAATATCCGGCCGGCCACATCATGGCGGCGTATCGCGCCACTCTCGGCGATCTGTGAAGCGGCGGCCTTCAGTATCTGCAGGGCTTCTCTATTGGTTGGCGCCGGCGTCTGGGATAGGGTTTCCCTGGCGATAAAGAAGATGGGCCACCAGTTGATGTTGAGAATCTCGTCCCATTGCTCCACAAGGACAGACGGCCCGTGATCGGGGCTTGGGCGCGGGATCCTTCCTGCCGTCCTGAAGGGTTCCGGTAGCTGTGCAGGGTCAAGGTGTCGCGCAAGCAACTCTTGGAACAGCAGCGCGTTGAGCCATATCAGCGCTTTCGTCGCGGGTTCGTCGTGCTCATCACTGTCATTGGGATTGCCGCGGGCGAGAATGTTGCTCGTCGCCTCAATGGCATGGGCAGCTTGTTGCACGATGCGCTCAATGCCTGTGCCGTCATCGCTTTGCACCCAGTAGTCGCGCAAAGTCTCTGCAAGGTCCGTCACCGAGCCGGAAGTTTCGTCGCTCCATTCTTCGCCGTAATAGCGGTAGGCAATGCGAATGTCGTCGCAGGCGGCAAGATGCTCCTGCGCTCTGCTCTCGGCGAGGCGAGCGAGCCGATTCGGATAGCCGATCGCAACCACGAGTCGCAACGGCAGCCCATTGACAATCGCCGGTGCTCTTTTCGGCAAGCGCTTATTTGCATCTTTCTTTGCAGGGTTGCCATACTCGGCTTCTATAGCAACAGCGTATTCATCGAAATCAAGCAGTACATCGACCTGGCCGCGGCGTGATCCGAAACGGTGCCGCTGCTCGCCTTCCGCCGCCAGCCCCTCCGCACGTAAGAGGTGCGCCAGTGCGATGTTGTAGATGGGTTCGGGTGTATTGCCGTTCATGGGCGTCTCATCATGCGTAATTCACGCGAAAGTCACCACTGATTTGGGAGTGAACCCCTGAAATTGGAGTATTACTTCGGCAGTGATAGAAACCTTCATAGGACCATTTTTTGGCAAGATCATCAAGAATCGTCATTCTGGCGATACCTTAGTAGCCTCTCAATGCAAGTCCGGTTTTTCCCGCTGAACCATGGAATTCTCTGACCAAAAGCCATATTGAGCGTGTGCATGACGCGCTTCTTGTTTGCGCCGAAACCCAGGCGACAACCCCAGTTTTCTGTATTGGTACGGAATGTATTTTGTATTAACAAGAGAGGTAGCTTCCTCTCCTATAACGACATTTGGCTATCCTGTTAGCCACAGACATGCTACCCTCTTGCGCGGACTTGCAGGTAGATTTGTTGTCCGGGTTCGAGACATATGATTCAATGTCAGGAAAGCGCTTTTGCTGCCCTGATTCCTATTCCGACTTTACTCGTCAAGAGTTTTGTCGAACTGCGTGATTGCGTAGGAGTGCCTGCAAGTCCACCTTGCCAAATGGAAGTGTGAACTATCGTGACAAGCTAAAAGCCGCCAAGGACAGGAAGGACCTCGCAAGACTACTAGGATACAAGCCGAGCGCCTTAACATCCATCATTTACGTCACGCCACCCGAGCGTAAATACACTACTTTTGAAATTGCGAAGAAGAGCGGTGGTATCCGAACTATCAAGGCTCCAAACCCGCAACTCAAGAAGCTTCAATCGCATCTTGCCCATTATCTCTATGGTTGCCTCGCCGAAATTGAGGAAGAGCGCCAGGCTCGGCCCGTCTCCTACGGTTTCAGGAAGACACGCACGATAGCTTCCAACGCCAAGAATCACAAACGCCGACGTTATGTGCTGAATATCGATATCGAGGATTTCTTCCCGTCATTTAATTTCGGCCGTGTGCGCGGGTTCTTTCTAAAAGACAAGGCTTTCGCGCTTAAGGAACAGGTTGCAACCACGATTGCGCAAATTGCATGTGACGGAGAGGCGTTGCCTCAAGGTAGCCCCTGCTCCCCAGTCATTTCGGAGTTGATTGGGCAGATTTTGGATCTGCGATTGCTAAGAATCGCAAAAAAGCATGGCGTGCGGTATTCGCGATATGCGGACGACATTACGTTTTCTACAAGTCAGAGAGACTTCCCTGAGGCCTTAGCGGTTCAAGATTCAGAGAGTCTGTTCGGTTGGGCGCCGGGTGCCGAACTGGTTCACGAAATCAGGCGTGCGGGTTTCAAGATCAATCCATCCAAGACCCGTATGCATTGCAGGGGCAGCCGCCAGATGGTCACCGGCCTGGTCGTCAATGAGAAAGTCAACATAAGGAGCGAGTACTATCGCAAGGCGAGGGCCATGTGCGACTCCCTCTTTCAGTCGGGAACCTATTTTCGGTCCTTTACCCCACCTGTCAGCCCCGGAGTGGATCCGCAGCCCGACCTGACGGTAAACCTGAATCCGCTCGAAGGCATTCTCAGCCACATTTATGCAGTCACGCAGAGCGAGGACCGCAGGGGGATTAAGGATCAGCGTCTTAAGCCAAGAGCAATCCGGACACTGTACAGGCGCTTTCTTTTCTACAAGTACTGCATAGCTCTGGATGCGCCACTCATAATCACCGAAGGGAAGACCGATCCAATCTATCTTCGTGAAGCGATAAGGTTCCGCGAAATCTTTCATCCTCAACTGGGAGAGCCGGGAGAGAGCGGATTTAAGTTTGCGATACGGTTCTTCAACTATACCGGGCAGGCCCACGAAATCATTGACCTTGGGGGAGGCACGGGGGACTTGAAGTCAATTCCGCTGGACTATCTGCGTAATTTCGATGCGAGAAAAAGAAAGCCATTCCAACACGTGCCCATGGCCTATCCGGTAATCCTTGTTCTCGATAACGATAACGGTCTTGAGTCCATCGGCAGCACGGTGAGAAAGAATTTTGGCATTTCGATCACAGTGGATTCTACGGATGACTTTTATCACATAACCAAGAATCTCTACCTCATCAAAACGCCCGAGACCAAAGAACAAAGCTGCATTGAGGATTTGTTCCCAGCCGAATGGAAAAACAAGCGCCTTAACGAAAAGAAATTCAACCCCAGTGGAAGTATCGACACGCAGACCGAGTACGGAAAAAAAATGTTCGCAAAGTACGTTGTAAGGCCCAACTCACATAAAATCGATTTTTCCGGATTCGATCCGCTCCTGGAACGGATCGTGGCAGTGCTTGACCACTATTCCGCAGAAGGTAAACAATCCCTGTAAATCTTGCGCCTTTGCCAGCTGATGTTTGGTTTGAATCGCGATGCTTGGTCTCTGATTCGCGCCTCATCTTGTGCCTACAATTTCGATTGCGGCTGACCCATCTGTCAAACGTAGGTCCAAACGCGTTTTGCTAACTAAGGAATGAGAATCACCATGAACAAGAGGCAGCCACTCGTTCTTGTGAAGTTGGACCCGCAGCAGATTGCCAGGGCCAAAGAAGCCAATGGCAAGCGCAAGCGAATTACTCATGCGCTCATTTGCGGGCAGTATGGGCAGATTTTCGGAACCGAAAAACACTGCCTTAAGTACTACACAGTGTGGAGTGACATTTTCTCTTCTTTGTTTTCAAGGTCGTTCGATACGTCCTCTTATACGATCGACGATTTCAATTCGACCTTCAACTTGGTAATGCGGTTGATTGACGCGAGCGAACGCTAGAGCTACTAGTCATCAAAACATCCCTTAGACAGATTGGCTGCGATTTATACGGCTTCACCCACCTAAAGCATCATTTGCCGGATCGGCGCGGCAAAATAGAAATCCTTCAATACGAGCCCGA
This portion of the Gammaproteobacteria bacterium genome encodes:
- a CDS encoding SAM-dependent DNA methyltransferase, with protein sequence MNGNTPEPIYNIALAHLLRAEGLAAEGEQRHRFGSRRGQVDVLLDFDEYAVAIEAEYGNPAKKDANKRLPKRAPAIVNGLPLRLVVAIGYPNRLARLAESRAQEHLAACDDIRIAYRYYGEEWSDETSGSVTDLAETLRDYWVQSDDGTGIERIVQQAAHAIEATSNILARGNPNDSDEHDEPATKALIWLNALLFQELLARHLDPAQLPEPFRTAGRIPRPSPDHGPSVLVEQWDEILNINWWPIFFIARETLSQTPAPTNREALQILKAAASQIAESGAIRRHDVAGRIFHRLLDSRKFLATNYTTIPASILLAGLAFDLRNECWRDVDFSDPDKVTELRVVDPACGSGTLLMAAAQEILKRARRSGALDSKSREVVRAVLEDAVYGYDVVPAAIHLAASTLCMAEASQVIKDMNLWRVQHEVVDKTARLGSLDFLASSPSGGNAGRLDLFDEEHFTRMTGQGEVAENVAMPPNCDLMIANPPYTRAGGPGKEANTIWNPMFGSLLDPDDARTMQYALKDTLAKTPGSLYAGLGSGFMVLADENLREKGRLAFVLPATLLTGSRWGGIRKMLLEKYCIDWIVVSHDKRNRSAKAGLPGRRLVSFSESTRIAEVLIVATKMQPHGRRNHVRFVNLLHNPDEPVQAMALTRKLLAMDENGLPLESRAIDIGGKHWGNLIHVPQQRLTGGAWFWAALVQPDLVVQAERLRQGDYGASWQIPVTTIGQIAELGPYHIQIKNPKQGLFTIAETNDPLRAGEPALWHHSAERETRLEMAANARLERRSDRDKEKQDAMLTKKARLHLASDLGMAPQRLAAVLTDKPMLGVRSWVTLALQSEAPGKEEALCLWLNSTPGLLLRILHGNRPYLGRSSVPHELIRTLPALDVNQLSDEQLAAAFRIFEDLKYRTLQGFSQLLDDPVRRELNTRLCEEVLAVATDSIEALDKGIQERGVHPENLGELVQELTQKLALEPTLHARH
- a CDS encoding RNA-directed DNA polymerase, giving the protein MNYRDKLKAAKDRKDLARLLGYKPSALTSIIYVTPPERKYTTFEIAKKSGGIRTIKAPNPQLKKLQSHLAHYLYGCLAEIEEERQARPVSYGFRKTRTIASNAKNHKRRRYVLNIDIEDFFPSFNFGRVRGFFLKDKAFALKEQVATTIAQIACDGEALPQGSPCSPVISELIGQILDLRLLRIAKKHGVRYSRYADDITFSTSQRDFPEALAVQDSESLFGWAPGAELVHEIRRAGFKINPSKTRMHCRGSRQMVTGLVVNEKVNIRSEYYRKARAMCDSLFQSGTYFRSFTPPVSPGVDPQPDLTVNLNPLEGILSHIYAVTQSEDRRGIKDQRLKPRAIRTLYRRFLFYKYCIALDAPLIITEGKTDPIYLREAIRFREIFHPQLGEPGESGFKFAIRFFNYTGQAHEIIDLGGGTGDLKSIPLDYLRNFDARKRKPFQHVPMAYPVILVLDNDNGLESIGSTVRKNFGISITVDSTDDFYHITKNLYLIKTPETKEQSCIEDLFPAEWKNKRLNEKKFNPSGSIDTQTEYGKKMFAKYVVRPNSHKIDFSGFDPLLERIVAVLDHYSAEGKQSL